Proteins from one Mucilaginibacter jinjuensis genomic window:
- a CDS encoding DUF5672 family protein: MLKQVAVVIPFYRDTIPAYEQVALQQCERILSAYPKIAVKPVSLTLPDTAGIITFADTISFNDDYFKSIAGYNRLMLSAEFYERFSDYEYLLIYQADAFVFRDELGHWCSQDWDYIGAPWIRKSEVKNPVKSLILKIQQELSTSFNLKKDGVPNKYQFENKVGNGGLSLRRVKKFYEVCIAMQPQIEAYLAETAHQYNEDAFWSIEVNRKKKFLNIPGWKTGLKFAFETYPQHAYYLNGQQLPFGCHDWDRYADYWRPVFKSFGYEI, translated from the coding sequence ATGTTGAAGCAGGTTGCCGTTGTTATTCCATTTTATCGTGATACCATACCGGCTTACGAGCAAGTGGCTTTGCAACAGTGCGAACGTATATTATCGGCTTATCCTAAAATTGCAGTAAAACCGGTAAGCCTAACACTGCCTGACACGGCTGGCATTATAACCTTTGCCGATACCATCAGCTTTAACGACGATTATTTTAAAAGCATTGCAGGTTATAACCGCTTAATGCTTTCGGCTGAATTTTACGAAAGATTCTCTGATTACGAATATCTCCTGATCTACCAGGCGGATGCATTCGTTTTTCGCGATGAGCTTGGCCATTGGTGCAGCCAGGACTGGGATTATATTGGTGCACCCTGGATCAGAAAGTCGGAAGTAAAGAATCCGGTTAAATCGCTTATTTTAAAAATTCAGCAAGAGCTGTCTACAAGCTTTAATTTAAAGAAAGACGGTGTGCCCAATAAATACCAGTTCGAAAACAAAGTGGGTAATGGCGGCTTATCGCTGCGCAGGGTAAAGAAGTTTTACGAAGTGTGTATAGCGATGCAGCCACAGATTGAAGCTTACCTTGCCGAAACGGCTCATCAGTATAATGAAGATGCTTTTTGGAGTATCGAAGTAAACAGGAAGAAAAAGTTCTTAAACATCCCCGGTTGGAAAACCGGATTAAAGTTTGCTTTTGAAACTTACCCTCAGCACGCTTACTATCTCAATGGCCAGCAACTACCATTCGGTTGCCACGACTGGGACCGGTATGCCGATTACTGGCGGCCTGTTTTTAAGAGCTTCGGTTACGAGATTTAG
- a CDS encoding tetratricopeptide repeat-containing sensor histidine kinase codes for MSKYFLRPVLLLLLANLLAGCKKDTEQKIITHPEATELIAKLTNVGVNHTEERLYAIDSVYTQFKQPGVGDLWEKYNFLALCSKHDRKFHQAVVYADSAIWVIRNYTHDPEYSILFTRANITKGGILLRINSYDEASQVFYKAKTVISADLSTCKHRYLLALVNNSLADVNYRQQHYKEAIKLYKRTVESLPDCGNGIDYFATMQGNLDNVGLSFMGNNQPDSAIVYYNKALAFIEKNAAHHIEKNGYVEGAKGVVLGNRAKAYRQENMYDNAARDYKESIRINSRKGYENGDAIYAKIGLGGLYLETHKTDSTKIILNELEPDVKTDTVALLRYLKLKSDYLKATGDFKLATRQLETYVQVKEEDDLRMHDLNKLDLNKEFKLLDQKYKLESLEKENRLKTTYLINAIVFCFMCMVVIVFFIRTRNRAWTMMDNMEQVKIQLRLAAHAIEQKSRDFGQVLNALEHDLKNPLTAISSMAEILLLEYGRPEDESEMIDLIRLTSVDLVENINSLLEIGNSPDVTDAEQEIINVEELLFSSVSIMKYRAREKDQTIYLSTPGEVYVKINHVKLWRVINNLLVNAIKFSKSHSEIYVDMQRKQDTVEISVKDTGIGIPQKFKNKLFTMFTEAKRTGTAGEQSFGLGLYTSKQILDGYGGKIWFESVENSGSIFYFSLPVQKMF; via the coding sequence ATGTCTAAGTATTTCTTACGCCCTGTGCTGCTATTGCTGCTCGCTAATTTATTGGCAGGTTGTAAGAAAGATACTGAACAAAAAATAATAACCCACCCTGAGGCCACCGAGCTTATTGCCAAACTAACCAATGTGGGCGTAAACCATACTGAAGAAAGGCTTTATGCTATCGATTCGGTTTACACCCAATTTAAACAACCCGGAGTTGGTGATTTATGGGAAAAATATAATTTTTTAGCCCTTTGCAGTAAACACGACAGAAAGTTTCACCAGGCTGTGGTTTATGCAGATAGTGCTATCTGGGTGATAAGAAACTATACCCATGACCCCGAGTATAGCATATTGTTTACAAGGGCAAATATTACAAAAGGCGGCATTTTGCTGCGTATAAACAGTTACGATGAGGCTTCGCAGGTGTTTTATAAGGCTAAGACCGTTATATCTGCCGACCTAAGTACTTGTAAACACCGTTACCTTCTGGCCTTGGTTAACAATAGTTTGGCCGACGTAAATTACCGGCAGCAACATTATAAAGAAGCTATAAAGCTTTACAAACGCACTGTAGAAAGCCTGCCGGATTGTGGAAATGGCATAGATTATTTTGCAACAATGCAGGGCAACCTGGATAATGTTGGCTTAAGCTTTATGGGTAATAACCAGCCCGATAGTGCCATTGTATATTATAATAAAGCTTTAGCTTTTATTGAAAAAAACGCAGCACATCACATAGAAAAGAATGGATATGTAGAAGGGGCGAAAGGGGTTGTTTTAGGTAACCGTGCAAAAGCGTACAGGCAAGAAAATATGTACGATAATGCTGCCCGGGATTATAAGGAAAGTATCAGGATAAACTCGAGAAAAGGTTATGAAAACGGAGATGCCATTTATGCGAAAATTGGCCTGGGTGGCTTGTATCTCGAAACGCATAAGACAGATAGTACTAAAATAATTTTAAATGAATTGGAGCCAGATGTTAAGACGGATACCGTTGCCCTGCTCAGGTATTTAAAGTTAAAATCGGACTATTTAAAGGCCACGGGTGATTTTAAACTGGCTACCCGGCAACTGGAAACGTATGTGCAGGTAAAAGAGGAAGATGACCTTAGGATGCATGATTTAAATAAACTCGACCTTAATAAGGAATTTAAATTGTTAGATCAGAAATACAAGCTGGAGAGCCTGGAGAAAGAAAACCGTCTTAAAACTACCTACCTGATAAATGCCATTGTGTTTTGTTTTATGTGCATGGTGGTTATTGTGTTTTTTATAAGAACACGCAACCGTGCCTGGACTATGATGGATAACATGGAACAGGTTAAAATTCAGCTTAGGCTTGCTGCGCATGCCATAGAACAAAAAAGCCGCGACTTTGGCCAGGTATTAAATGCTTTAGAACATGATCTGAAAAACCCCTTAACTGCTATTAGCAGCATGGCCGAAATATTATTATTAGAATATGGCAGGCCCGAGGATGAAAGTGAGATGATTGACCTGATAAGATTAACAAGTGTAGACCTGGTTGAAAATATTAACAGCTTACTGGAAATAGGCAATAGCCCAGATGTAACTGATGCAGAGCAGGAAATAATTAACGTTGAAGAATTACTCTTCAGCAGTGTATCAATTATGAAGTACAGGGCCCGTGAAAAGGATCAAACCATTTATCTGAGCACGCCCGGTGAGGTTTATGTGAAAATTAACCACGTGAAACTTTGGAGAGTAATTAATAACCTGCTGGTAAATGCCATCAAATTCAGCAAAAGCCATTCTGAAATTTATGTTGATATGCAGCGTAAGCAGGATACGGTAGAAATAAGTGTTAAGGATACCGGGATAGGCATACCACAAAAGTTTAAAAACAAGCTGTTTACTATGTTTACAGAAGCCAAACGTACAGGCACGGCAGGCGAACAATCTTTTGGGCTGGGGTTATACACATCTAAACAGATACTGGATGGGTATGGAGGTAAAATATGGTTTGAAAGCGTCGAAAACTCGGGCTCTATATTTTATTTCTCGTTGCCTGTTCAGAAGATGTTTTAA
- a CDS encoding LuxR C-terminal-related transcriptional regulator has protein sequence MKEIGLIEDDNILRNAYAKYFKITQTFKVVFSVPDIADALSPGTLHPDIILLDVNLRSGSGIDGIKVLSSRFPNSKIVILSSMEDARLTRLAIENGATGYMLKSSSLAYITESLLKLDEGGIPFSPATISHVVQTTQRESRTEISELTKRELELVKLLSEGLANKTAADRLNVTYFTINQHLKNIYKKLGINSKSELISWYLNK, from the coding sequence ATGAAGGAGATTGGTTTAATAGAAGATGATAACATTTTAAGGAATGCTTACGCTAAGTACTTTAAAATCACTCAAACCTTTAAAGTTGTTTTTTCAGTTCCTGATATTGCCGATGCGTTAAGCCCCGGCACTTTACACCCTGATATTATTTTACTGGATGTTAACCTGCGCTCTGGTTCGGGCATCGATGGCATTAAAGTACTATCGTCACGTTTCCCTAATAGCAAAATTGTTATCCTTTCCAGCATGGAAGATGCACGTTTAACCCGGCTGGCTATTGAGAACGGCGCTACTGGCTACATGCTAAAATCGAGCAGCCTGGCTTATATTACTGAATCATTGTTGAAGTTGGATGAAGGCGGAATCCCGTTTTCGCCGGCTACTATTAGCCATGTAGTGCAGACTACCCAGCGCGAATCGCGAACCGAAATAAGCGAGCTTACCAAAAGAGAATTAGAACTGGTTAAACTGTTAAGCGAGGGCCTGGCCAATAAAACTGCGGCCGACCGTTTAAACGTCACCTACTTTACCATCAACCAGCATCTGAAGAATATTTATAAGAAACTGGGAATCAACTCCAAATCCGAGCTGATTTCCTGGTATCTGAATAAGTAA
- a CDS encoding SDR family oxidoreductase, which produces MRVFVTGASGFVGSAVVKELLDNGHEVLGLVRSDKGEEQLAATGAEIYRGDVNDLPFIQKGAAACDAVIHTAFNHDFSRFKDNCEDDRKVIEALGDALAGTGKPLVVTSGIGLLNNLGRLGTEDDTVPGSDAIPRAASEEAAFATAAKGVNAYAVRLPPSVHGAGDHGFVPMIIDMDREKNESAYLGEGNNKWPAVQRFDAAALYRLIVEKQPELKILHAVAEEGVAFKEIATAIGEGLNIPVVSKTGDAAAAHFTWFAHFAAMDCAASSAKTKAALGWEPKGTGLIDDIKNAGYLA; this is translated from the coding sequence ATGCGAGTATTTGTAACAGGGGCCTCTGGATTTGTAGGTTCCGCAGTAGTAAAAGAATTATTAGATAATGGCCACGAAGTACTTGGCCTGGTGCGGTCTGACAAGGGCGAAGAGCAATTGGCAGCCACAGGTGCTGAAATATATCGTGGCGATGTAAATGATCTGCCATTTATCCAAAAAGGGGCTGCGGCCTGTGATGCCGTTATCCATACAGCTTTTAATCACGATTTTTCGAGATTTAAAGATAACTGTGAGGACGATCGTAAAGTGATCGAAGCACTCGGTGATGCATTAGCTGGTACAGGCAAGCCGTTGGTCGTTACTTCCGGAATTGGCTTGCTTAACAATTTAGGTCGCCTGGGTACCGAAGATGATACAGTGCCGGGTTCTGACGCAATACCAAGAGCGGCATCAGAAGAAGCTGCTTTTGCAACGGCAGCTAAAGGTGTAAATGCTTATGCGGTGCGCCTCCCGCCAAGCGTACATGGTGCCGGCGACCACGGTTTTGTGCCAATGATTATTGATATGGACCGCGAAAAAAATGAATCGGCCTACCTGGGCGAGGGCAATAACAAATGGCCGGCGGTTCAGCGTTTTGATGCGGCTGCGCTTTACCGCTTAATTGTTGAGAAACAACCAGAGCTTAAAATTTTACATGCCGTTGCCGAAGAGGGTGTTGCCTTCAAAGAAATTGCAACCGCTATTGGTGAGGGCTTAAATATCCCCGTGGTTAGCAAAACCGGCGATGCCGCCGCTGCACACTTTACCTGGTTTGCGCACTTTGCTGCGATGGACTGTGCTGCCTCGAGTGCAAAAACAAAAGCAGCACTAGGCTGGGAGCCAAAAGGTACCGGGCTTATTGATGATATTAAGAATGCCGGTTATTTGGCATAA
- a CDS encoding TIGR01459 family HAD-type hydrolase, translated as MIQTEDFKTIIDQYKVIFFDAFGVIKNYKGLVPGMDETFAYLKATQKEYYIVTNDASRSPLQLAASFKKLGLKMITPERIISSGMLAKEYLDLKVNDGIVAYLGTANSAHYIDNSGLHTLPVSAIDESNIDQVNALVFLDDEGFDWFRDLNKTVNILRRRNIPTIVANTDYAYPLNMHDVNIAIGGIASMIHQIVGKRFINFGKPDSLMFTFAYDQVRKTNPEITKKEILMIGDTLQTDILGGNKFGLDTMLVLSGNTLATDAETRITSTGIVPTYICEKAVIG; from the coding sequence ATGATCCAGACAGAAGACTTTAAAACCATAATAGACCAGTACAAGGTTATATTTTTTGATGCCTTCGGGGTTATTAAAAACTACAAGGGTTTGGTGCCGGGTATGGACGAGACCTTTGCCTATCTTAAAGCCACCCAGAAAGAATATTACATTGTTACTAACGATGCTTCACGCAGTCCGCTACAACTGGCAGCATCATTCAAAAAACTGGGTTTGAAAATGATTACGCCCGAGCGGATCATCTCATCGGGCATGCTGGCCAAAGAATATCTCGACCTGAAAGTTAATGATGGCATTGTAGCTTACCTCGGCACGGCAAATTCGGCACATTATATTGATAATTCAGGGCTGCACACCCTACCTGTTAGTGCCATCGACGAAAGCAACATCGACCAGGTAAACGCCCTTGTATTTTTGGACGATGAGGGCTTCGATTGGTTCCGGGATCTCAATAAAACAGTAAACATCCTCCGCCGTCGCAATATCCCAACCATTGTGGCCAATACAGATTATGCCTACCCGCTTAATATGCACGATGTTAACATTGCTATCGGCGGTATTGCCAGTATGATCCATCAGATTGTAGGCAAACGCTTCATCAACTTCGGCAAACCCGATTCGCTGATGTTTACCTTCGCTTACGACCAGGTGCGCAAAACCAATCCCGAAATAACAAAAAAAGAAATCCTGATGATTGGCGATACCCTGCAAACTGATATCCTTGGCGGCAACAAATTCGGATTAGATACTATGTTGGTATTAAGCGGCAACACCCTCGCTACCGACGCCGAAACACGTATTACATCAACAGGTATTGTGCCTACTTATATTTGTGAGAAAGCAGTGATAGGTTAA
- a CDS encoding Nif3-like dinuclear metal center hexameric protein: MTNHTPEFNRRKFISTTALGSAILLTTPLITSASNLLTTEPVTVGQIMDLFIKEVPGAPFPGTVDTLKSGSRDIVVTGIVTTMFATIDVIRKAIALGANFIIAHEPTFYNHQDATKWLENDDVYNYKADLLKQHNITVWRNHDDIHSLKVDGVFKALAEQLGWQKFGEPGGRVYNLEPAVTLKALIAYVKSKLNIPQVRYVGDVNQSCKKVLLFAGAAGGTRQIEALIKYQPDVMVCGEISEWETAEYVRDARAKGKQLSLVVMGHIASEEPGSEFMAQWLRDKFPGVKTTHIPSGNSLSFM, translated from the coding sequence ATGACAAACCATACCCCTGAATTCAACAGAAGAAAATTCATCAGCACAACAGCACTTGGCTCGGCAATACTGCTAACAACACCTTTAATAACGTCAGCATCAAATTTACTAACGACAGAACCCGTTACGGTAGGCCAGATCATGGACCTATTTATTAAGGAAGTACCCGGCGCACCATTCCCGGGCACCGTTGATACTTTGAAAAGTGGCAGTCGCGATATCGTAGTCACCGGTATAGTTACCACGATGTTTGCTACGATTGATGTGATCCGCAAAGCGATAGCATTGGGTGCCAACTTCATTATCGCCCACGAGCCTACCTTTTATAATCACCAGGATGCAACCAAATGGCTGGAGAACGACGACGTTTACAACTACAAAGCCGACCTGTTAAAACAGCACAATATTACCGTATGGCGCAACCACGATGATATTCACAGCCTGAAGGTTGATGGCGTATTTAAAGCCTTAGCCGAGCAATTGGGCTGGCAAAAATTTGGCGAACCGGGTGGCCGTGTATATAATTTGGAACCAGCTGTTACCTTAAAAGCATTGATAGCATACGTTAAATCCAAGCTTAATATACCGCAGGTCCGCTATGTTGGGGATGTTAATCAATCTTGTAAAAAAGTGCTGCTATTTGCAGGTGCGGCCGGGGGTACACGGCAAATTGAGGCGCTCATAAAATACCAGCCCGATGTGATGGTATGCGGCGAAATATCTGAATGGGAAACTGCGGAATATGTACGCGATGCACGCGCCAAAGGCAAGCAACTTTCGCTTGTAGTAATGGGTCACATTGCAAGCGAAGAGCCGGGTTCTGAGTTTATGGCACAATGGCTTAGGGATAAATTTCCGGGTGTTAAAACAACACATATACCTTCGGGCAATTCTTTATCTTTTATGTAA
- a CDS encoding beta-1,6-N-acetylglucosaminyltransferase, which yields MRYALLIINHVSPKQTQRLIERLNNDYFDFYIQLDKKTDAKPYEKLKDIRNVFFINKRVNVHPGGYSALKATMTGLSQIIKSEIKYHSISLVNGSDYPTKRADEICDFLNINKGKQLIAFDEDWSTSIPEKINKYYLADYNFNGKQFFEKLFNKFLGKPEIPKMLKFAGKSAYWTITPNCATYILAYIERLELDSFLKYTLGSDEFIFQSIIMNSPYHEEVINNNYRYRDQTEDGKGVKTLTAKDFNKIIFADSIFAGKFDIEVDAEILDMIDKANQIKISYRSQQK from the coding sequence ATGAGATATGCACTCCTGATTATTAACCATGTTTCACCCAAACAAACCCAGCGATTAATTGAACGCCTAAATAACGACTATTTCGACTTTTACATACAGCTTGATAAAAAGACTGACGCTAAGCCCTACGAGAAATTAAAAGATATCCGCAACGTATTTTTTATCAATAAAAGAGTTAATGTACATCCGGGCGGTTACAGTGCGCTTAAAGCCACTATGACAGGCCTCTCCCAAATCATTAAATCTGAAATTAAATACCATTCCATCAGCCTTGTTAACGGTAGCGACTACCCTACCAAACGGGCTGATGAAATTTGCGATTTCCTGAACATCAATAAAGGCAAGCAACTGATTGCCTTTGATGAAGACTGGAGCACCTCGATCCCAGAAAAAATTAATAAGTATTACCTGGCCGATTATAATTTTAACGGTAAGCAATTTTTCGAGAAATTATTTAACAAGTTTTTGGGTAAGCCGGAGATTCCCAAAATGCTGAAATTTGCAGGCAAATCAGCTTACTGGACCATTACGCCTAATTGCGCAACCTACATTTTAGCCTATATTGAACGGCTTGAACTGGATAGTTTCTTAAAATACACCCTGGGGAGCGATGAATTTATATTCCAATCCATTATCATGAATTCGCCTTACCACGAAGAGGTTATTAATAATAATTACCGTTACCGGGATCAGACGGAGGATGGTAAGGGAGTTAAAACACTGACAGCTAAAGATTTCAACAAGATCATTTTTGCTGACAGTATTTTTGCCGGCAAATTTGACATTGAGGTAGATGCCGAGATTCTGGACATGATTGACAAAGCCAACCAGATCAAGATTTCATACCGGAGCCAGCAAAAATAA
- a CDS encoding glycosyltransferase has translation MAEGGIRINKAEQARPKVTIITVTYNVALFFEDFLKNVLPYRSPDVELIILDGNSTDGTRDILQQYNNQIDYWRSEPDQGIYDAMNHATQYARGQWLYFIGADDRLLPGFNKALTYLTKSNTVYYGKVIFRGEVFDKQFKRYDFAKINICHQSIFYPASVFTHYQYNTAYKVFADHYLNMCCFTDKRYLWQFIDELMAVFDPRGYSSTTKDLAFEQDYHHNLRRQLGWWIYLRYRFRRMKHRGKKRVQ, from the coding sequence ATGGCAGAGGGCGGTATACGCATCAATAAGGCTGAACAGGCAAGGCCGAAGGTCACCATTATTACGGTAACTTACAACGTAGCCTTGTTTTTTGAGGATTTTCTTAAAAACGTACTCCCTTATCGCTCGCCCGATGTAGAACTGATTATACTGGATGGCAACAGTACAGATGGCACCCGCGACATCTTACAGCAATATAACAACCAGATTGATTATTGGCGAAGCGAACCCGACCAAGGTATTTACGATGCCATGAACCATGCCACCCAATATGCCCGCGGCCAATGGCTTTACTTTATAGGCGCCGACGATAGATTGTTGCCCGGCTTCAATAAAGCGCTTACCTATCTCACAAAATCAAACACTGTTTATTACGGCAAGGTGATTTTTAGGGGCGAGGTTTTTGATAAGCAGTTTAAGCGGTACGATTTTGCCAAGATCAACATTTGCCATCAAAGTATATTTTACCCCGCATCGGTATTTACGCATTACCAATATAATACTGCGTACAAGGTTTTTGCCGATCATTATTTAAACATGTGTTGTTTTACCGATAAACGCTACCTGTGGCAGTTTATAGATGAACTGATGGCCGTGTTTGATCCGCGGGGATACTCTTCAACTACGAAAGACCTTGCCTTTGAACAAGATTATCACCATAATTTGCGCAGGCAACTGGGCTGGTGGATATATTTGCGATACCGTTTCAGGAGGATGAAACACCGGGGCAAAAAACGCGTGCAATAA
- a CDS encoding Crp/Fnr family transcriptional regulator: MHSEFETYLRTYGLPDESVCRISSLAMSRTLRRNEFLMSTGDVCRHKVFVMSGMLRIFNITADGNEHILQFSPEHSWVLDVESYDMQIPSKVNIGAVEPSEILYWHKADFEKLRIEVPELRLYAEQLISRNIHHSRDRILSALGATPEEKYEDFVQKFPNLLNRLPLRMIASYLGVSLKTLNRVRHDQLQRI; the protein is encoded by the coding sequence ATGCATAGTGAATTTGAAACATACCTCAGAACGTATGGGTTGCCTGATGAATCGGTGTGCCGCATCAGCAGCCTTGCCATGAGCCGTACTTTGCGACGCAATGAGTTTTTGATGAGTACAGGAGATGTATGCAGGCACAAAGTTTTTGTAATGAGTGGGATGCTGCGCATCTTTAATATCACTGCCGATGGTAATGAACACATTCTGCAATTCTCACCCGAACATAGCTGGGTGCTGGATGTAGAAAGTTATGACATGCAGATCCCATCAAAGGTTAACATTGGTGCGGTTGAACCCAGTGAAATACTGTACTGGCATAAAGCCGATTTTGAAAAATTGCGGATTGAAGTGCCGGAGTTAAGATTATACGCCGAACAATTGATCTCCAGAAATATTCACCACAGCAGGGACCGTATCCTTAGTGCCCTGGGTGCCACGCCAGAAGAAAAATATGAGGACTTTGTACAGAAGTTTCCCAATCTGTTAAATCGCTTGCCGCTTCGGATGATTGCCTCTTATCTGGGCGTTTCATTAAAAACGCTCAATCGGGTTCGTCACGATCAGCTGCAGCGTATTTGA
- a CDS encoding dicarboxylate/amino acid:cation symporter, with protein sequence MAHWIKNYTGMIWLITGIVVGSIAGIVLGKSAEVIKPIGDIFLNLLFVAVIPLVFFAISSAIANLHGAQKLSRIMGIMTAVFVGTVIVAAIITIIAMWMFPVHQTIVSATDAASQVVGKKLSGDDITQLFTTSEFFQLLSRKNMLALIIFAILVGFGTLRAGEKGLVFAKALNSGNEVFKNVFVIIMKPAPIGLGAYFAYQVAVFGPSLFGTYAHTLGVGYGVSIFIYAIIYSVYAFIAGGVKGIKRYWENNIIPSATAIGTCSSIATIPANLDAAKKMGITDVIAGITIPLGGTLHKDGSSVSSILKMAVVFAMFGKGFDSPGVILIALGMTILVSIVEGGIPNGGYVGELLFISAYGFPPEALPPAIIIGTLIDPIATLLNATGDTVAAMMINRFAEGKLVDVADD encoded by the coding sequence ATGGCACATTGGATTAAAAATTATACGGGGATGATATGGCTCATAACCGGTATTGTTGTTGGCAGCATAGCCGGGATAGTACTGGGTAAAAGTGCTGAAGTAATTAAACCCATTGGCGATATATTTTTAAACCTGTTGTTTGTTGCCGTAATTCCGTTGGTTTTCTTCGCCATATCATCGGCAATAGCCAATTTGCATGGGGCGCAAAAGCTAAGCCGTATTATGGGCATTATGACGGCCGTATTTGTAGGTACTGTAATTGTAGCGGCCATTATAACCATTATAGCCATGTGGATGTTCCCGGTACATCAAACAATAGTATCAGCTACAGATGCGGCATCGCAGGTGGTCGGCAAAAAGCTTTCAGGCGATGACATAACCCAGCTGTTTACCACCAGCGAATTTTTCCAGCTCCTCTCGCGTAAAAATATGCTGGCCCTCATCATTTTTGCTATACTGGTTGGTTTCGGCACTTTACGCGCCGGCGAAAAGGGGCTGGTTTTTGCCAAAGCCTTAAACTCGGGTAACGAGGTTTTTAAGAATGTGTTCGTTATTATTATGAAGCCTGCACCAATTGGTTTAGGGGCTTATTTCGCTTACCAGGTGGCTGTGTTCGGGCCTTCATTGTTTGGTACCTATGCCCATACTTTAGGGGTAGGTTATGGAGTTAGTATTTTTATTTACGCGATAATTTATAGTGTTTATGCCTTTATTGCAGGCGGTGTAAAGGGCATTAAAAGATATTGGGAAAACAACATTATCCCATCGGCCACAGCTATTGGTACATGCAGCAGCATAGCCACCATACCTGCCAACCTGGATGCGGCCAAAAAGATGGGTATAACAGATGTTATTGCCGGTATAACCATACCATTGGGCGGTACGTTGCATAAAGATGGTTCGAGCGTGTCATCCATCCTTAAAATGGCTGTTGTGTTTGCCATGTTCGGTAAAGGTTTCGATAGCCCCGGAGTGATCCTTATAGCCCTGGGGATGACCATACTGGTAAGCATTGTTGAAGGCGGTATACCTAACGGTGGTTATGTAGGCGAACTGCTTTTTATCTCTGCTTATGGTTTCCCGCCAGAGGCGCTTCCTCCGGCCATTATTATCGGCACCCTGATTGATCCTATCGCTACTTTGTTAAATGCCACCGGCGATACTGTTGCCGCTATGATGATTAACCGCTTTGCAGAAGGCAAACTGGTTGATGTTGCGGATGATTGA
- a CDS encoding glycosyltransferase family 4 protein: MLKVLFDYQHFTEQQHGGITRYFANLINDIENRADVDYQVAALYTRNYYLNHLKFPLNNPAGDFLFERKLKRRIKWNRRYSQYLLQAGHYDVFHPTYYHPYFLKYNKKPFVITVHDMIHEKFAADFNTRHDAPIAAYKREVVAKADKIIAISHSTKRDLIELLNVPEEKIELIYHGIAPANSSINIPQQLSLPEEFILYVGNRNSYKNFDRFARAMVSVMQQHKNLFLICAGGSRFNDNELKYLTELNIIQRCIRLDVNDDELAELYQRARAFIYPSLYEGFGLPILEAFQNGCPVVCSNTSSFPEVGGDAALYFDPTHTNEMSKAILQILADDSLRTRLIEAGKKRVLQFSLQDSMDQTVNLYKALA, encoded by the coding sequence ATGTTAAAAGTACTCTTCGATTACCAGCACTTTACCGAGCAACAACACGGTGGTATAACACGCTATTTTGCTAACCTGATTAACGACATAGAGAACCGTGCTGATGTTGATTACCAGGTTGCTGCATTGTATACACGCAATTATTACCTCAATCATCTAAAATTTCCTTTAAATAACCCTGCGGGCGATTTCCTTTTTGAACGCAAACTTAAACGCCGGATAAAATGGAACCGCCGTTACAGCCAATACCTGTTACAAGCCGGGCATTACGATGTTTTTCATCCAACATACTACCACCCCTACTTTTTAAAGTATAACAAAAAGCCTTTTGTAATTACGGTTCATGACATGATCCATGAAAAGTTTGCTGCCGACTTTAATACCCGGCACGATGCACCCATCGCTGCTTATAAACGCGAGGTTGTGGCTAAAGCCGATAAAATTATCGCCATCTCCCACTCCACCAAACGCGACCTGATCGAGCTTTTAAATGTACCCGAAGAAAAGATAGAATTGATTTACCACGGCATAGCACCTGCTAATTCATCAATCAATATCCCACAGCAATTAAGCTTACCCGAAGAATTTATACTATATGTAGGCAACCGCAACTCGTATAAAAACTTCGATCGCTTTGCACGGGCAATGGTAAGCGTAATGCAGCAACATAAAAACTTATTCCTGATCTGTGCCGGAGGAAGCCGTTTTAACGATAATGAGTTGAAGTATTTAACTGAGCTTAACATTATCCAACGTTGCATCAGGCTTGATGTTAATGACGATGAACTGGCTGAACTATACCAACGTGCCAGGGCGTTTATTTACCCATCACTGTACGAGGGTTTTGGTTTGCCTATCCTTGAAGCATTTCAGAATGGCTGCCCGGTAGTTTGCAGCAACACCAGTAGTTTCCCCGAAGTTGGCGGCGATGCGGCATTGTATTTCGATCCAACTCACACAAATGAAATGAGCAAAGCTATACTTCAGATTCTGGCCGATGATAGTTTACGGACGCGATTGATTGAAGCAGGAAAGAAACGAGTTTTGCAATTTTCCTTGCAAGACAGCATGGATCAAACTGTGAATTTGTACAAGGCATTGGCTTAG